TCTGGCCGTTGATGGTGACTTCGGCGTCCTCGCCGGTGTCGCTGGTGACGCCGCCGGTCAGGCCGAAGCTTCCGGAGACCACGTCGACGGAGACGAACTCGTCTTCGCCGGTGTACTGGCTTTGAAGGTAGAGGACGTTGTTGCTGGCGACGGCGGCGACTCCGGTGCCGGCGGTATTGGCGTTGATCGATGAGGCGATCGAGTCGATGGTGGCGCCGCTGGCGAAGCTGAGGCTGACCGAGCCGAGATTGCCGGTGACCTCGATTTCGACCGCGTTGGTGACGGTGGCGGCGGAATAGGTCATTTGTGCCTTCTCGGCGGCCTGTTCAACTTCAACGTTCAAGGTCGTGTTGGTGACCGCGGTGGGCCGGCCGGTGATATCCACATCGGTGATCTTGGAGCTGTCGACTCCACTGGTGTTGATCTCGTGGACGCCGCTGAAGATGTTCTTGCCGTTGAAGGTGGTGGTTCCCAGGACGCGGTTGATGGAGGCGACGGCCATGTCGATGGCGAGTTGGTTGGCCTGCTTCTCATCCTCGCTCATGCCGGTGTCGTTGGCGATTTCCAGGCTCAGGCTGTGGATTTCCGAGACCATGTCCTGGACCTCGGAGAGGGCGCCGTCGGCGACGTTCATCATGGCGTTGGCCCGCGTCGCGTTATCGGAAGCAGCTTGGATGGCGGTCAGTTCCGAGGCGAGCTGGCTGACGGCGATCAGGCCCGACGGATCGTCCGAGGCCTTATTGATGCGGTACCCGGTGGTCAGGCGGAGCATCGACTGCTGCTGGGCCATGGTCGTGCGGTTCATGGCGTTCAGCACGCTGTAGAAACTGCTATCCAATCCGTATCCGGACATACGATCCCCTCCCTAAGTGCCGCACCCGCAGCCATTTAAGACCCATTCGGCCGGGTTGCCCCCGTTGTTGTCAGAGGAATGCGTGCCTCGTCGATCGGGCCTCGTCTATAGGGAAGATAAGATACGACGACCGGCAAAGTCAAATCGGGCGGGAAAGACGGGCGATGCAGATTTCAGGCGGAGGGAAGCTCGAATCTGCAGACGGGGTCGTAGATCTGGCCGCCCAGGCGGCGGGCGATAAATTCGGACTTCAGGAGGGCGATTTTGAGGGTGGGACAGAGGAATTCGACCTCGCGGTTGGATTCGACGGATCGGCCCATGCCTTCAAGGATCAGAAAGTCGCAGGCGCGGGCCCGGTCGGCGCATTGCTCGGAGACGGTGGTCAGGTCCAGCAGCGGCTCGCCGGTACCGGAGGCCAGGGTGGTCAGGCGCCCGGCCCAGAGCATGGCGTCGAGTTCGTCGTCCACGGCGCGGAGGCGGTTAAGGACGATGTTGAGTTCGTCGATCGTGATGTCGTTGAGGGTGGCCAGGCTGTTGGCGACGAGGGTCACGCGCTCGGCGCAGCGGGCCAGGTGCTTGGCGAACGGCACGGCCCCGAGAACCACGTCGGCGCCGGCGTTGTCGACGAACATCATGACATCAGAGAATCGGCCGTCGATCAGAAAGTCGGTGAGCCGGTCAAGGTGATCGATCAGCCATGGGCGCCGGCGGAGGTTGCGGCGGGTCGCGAAGAAGTCCTGGCCGCTGCTCTGGTAGGCTGCGACGAAGGCCAGCGACCCCATGTCGAAAATGTTTCCGGCAAAGACGTTGCGGACGAGCACCTCGATCAGTTCGCGCAGGTCGGCGTGTCCGGCGAGTTCGCCAACAAGGGCTGGGTAGAGGGCGACGGCGCGGTTGTTCTCAGCGTCCTTGATCGCCTTGTACGGATCGGGGAAGCCGTGCTCGCGGAGCAGGCCGTCGCGGAGGTAGTCGAAGACGATGTTGCAGCGGCCGGCGAAATCCTCGGGATGGGCGGCCAGGCGGTCGACGCCGTCGCAATACTCGCGGGCAAAGCGATCGGCGCGCTCGCGCTGATCGGGCGTGGCGGCCTGCTGGTACAACAGCGGCATGAGCGTATCGAGGTGGTCGCGGAAGTGCTCGAGCCAGTGGGCGCGGGCTTCGGCGTCCGCCTCCAGATCGATCGGGCCGGGCTTGTAGCGGTCGGGCTCTCGGATCAGAGGGAAGACGGCCACGGCTATTCTAGAGCCCGTCGAACCGCTTCGGCCAGGTCGATCTTGCCCTCATAGAACGCCCGGCCGATGATGGCGCCGGCCACCGGCAGATCCTTGAGCCGCTCGACATCCTCGAGGCTGGTCACGCCGCCCGAGGCGATCACTGGCACGTCGGTGGACTTGGCGACCAGTTCGACCTGCTCGAAGTTGGGGCCGGCGAGCATGCCGTCCTTGGCGATGTCGGTATAGACGATGGCGGCCAGCGGCCACTTGCTGACCTTGCGGGCAAGATCGACGGCGGCGAGTTTGGTCTGTTTGGTCCAGCCGTGGGCGGCGAGCAGCCCGTCGCGGGCGTCCATGCCCAACACGATCTTCTCGCGGAAGTCGGGGTCGTGGACGATCTCGGTGAACCACTCCCAGTCCTCAAGGCTGCGCGTGCCGATGATCACGCGGTCGGCCCCGGCGTCGAGAAGCCGCTGAATGGTCCGCTGGTTGCGGACGCCGCCGCCGACTTCGACCTTCAAGTCGGTCGAATTGAGCACGTCGCGGATGACGGCGGTGTTGTAGACCTGTCCGGTCTTGGCTCCGTCCAGATCGACCATGTGCAGCCAGGCGGCGCCGGCCTGGGCGAACTGCGAAGCCACGTCGACCGGGCTGCGATCGTAGTCGATCTGCTGGTCGTAGTCGCCCTGAATGAGGCGAACGACCTTGCCGTCGCGGATGTCAATGGAAGGCAGTATGTCCATCCGTTCGATCCCTTCTCTCAGAATGCGGCGAAGTTGGCCAGCACGCGGCGTCCGGCCGGACCGGAGCGGTGCGGCTCAAACTGCACGCCGAAGACCGCCTCGCGGGCCACCACCGCCGCGAAACGTCCGCCGCCGTCGCCGTGGGCTACCGCCACCCGGTCGTCCAGCGGGACGCACTGGCGGCGTTGGCGGAAGTGGAACCTGGTGCCCTGATCCAGACCGCTCAAAATCGGGATCGGACGATCCCAGCGGACCGGCAGCAAGCCCTCGTCCGGAACGGCCGACGGCAGACTCGATCCGGCGGCCAGCGGAGCGACCTTGCCTCGCAGCAGGCCCAGACCTGTATGCTCGCCGTCGGCGTAGATCACGTCGAAGAGCAGCTCCAAACCGGTGCCGATTCCCAGCAGCGGCCGGTTGCCCGAGGCAAAGTCGAGGATCGTCCCGATCAGTCCGTTTCGTCGGATCGCCTCGGCTGCGCGGGCGAAGCTCCCAGCGTCGGGCAGGACCAGCCTGGCCGCCCGCTCCACCTCGACCGGGGCGCAGACCACCCTGGCCGAAGCCCCGACGGCATCGAAGGCTTCCAGCAGCGATGAAACGTCCGGCGTTCCGCAGTCAACGATGGCGATCATGAGGCCACCCGTATCGGCGTCAGGACGGTCAGAGGCTCAGGACTACCGCGGCGTCCTGAGGATCCAGAACTCGACGCGACGGTCGGCGGACTTGCCCTTGCCGGTCGGGCGATGCTCGCCCACGCCGCCGGTGACCACCTGCTTGGCGCTCAGGCCGTGCCTGGTCATGTAGCGGGTGACTTCAGCCGACCGGGCCAGCGAGAGGTCCAGGTTGTCCTTCCAACCGCTCTTGCGAATCGGATCGGAGTCGGTACAGCCGATGATGTAGACGTCACGGCCCGGGAAGCTGCGACGGATCTCGGAGATCACCTTGTCCAACCGTCCCGTAGCGCCGCCCTTGAGCTTGGCCTTGCCCGAATCGAAGAGCACCTGCGTCGACAACGAGGTCATGGTGACCCCGCCCCGCTCTTCCCACCCAGCCGGAAGCGGCGGCTGGCTGCGGGCCTTGTCCAATGCCGCCTGAAGCTGATTGCTCTGGTTGCGGGCGGAGGCCAGGGCGTCGCGGGCCTGGGCCAGGTCCGCCTCCTTGGCGTCGAGATTCTCGTTGCACGCCCGGAGCTGATCGGCGAGGGCCTCATTTTCGCCCATCAACTGCTCGATTTGCGCCTTTTCCTTCTGGCAGCATCCGCCGACCAGGGCCACGAGGGCAAGAAGCATCGCCAGGACAGAAGGTCTTGCGTTCACGACTACTCCTCCAAACATCTGACCATATGGACTCAACGACCGTTGACCGAATACGACTTGATCGACTCTCCGCTAACCGCCCTGCACCAGAGACGCCAGACCGGCGACCGACGTGCTCAAGTAGTTGACGAACCTATCATAGAACAACAGGCAAAACAAGGCCCCGATGGCAATCCACGGTCCGTAACTCAGGGCCCGAGACGTTTTCCACAATAGTAACAACGCCACGCCGAAAACGCCAATGACCGACCCGGCGAAGAAACCGACGATCGCCACCGTCGAGCCGGCCCCGGCGGCGACGGCGGCCAGGATGTAGATGTCGCCGACGCCCATCGCCTCCTTGCCGAAAACGAGCGTGAAGAAGATGCGGACGGCCCAGCCGAAAAACGCCGCCACCACCACCCCGTGCAGCGCAGCGGTCAGGCCCATCACCGGCTGACGGCCGGCGACGGTTGCGTGCAGCAGGCTATCCATCGCCGCGGCCATGCCGGGCCAGAGGGCGGGCAAGACGAGCATCAGGACCAATCCGAGCGTGGCCGGCATCAGGTCGGCCAGTTCGCGGACGGCCTGCCGGCGGGCTTCCGGTTTTTCGTTTTCGATCGCCTCGACGATCTCGACGTCCGAGGTCCGCTGAGGAATGCAGCCGATGATGATGGCGAAGAAGATCCAGCCCAGACACGACCAGGCTCGAAGCGTGTAGTCGTCGCGGGCCGGCGAACCGACCATGCACCAGACGATCAGGGCCAGTCCCAGCAGCACGTAGAGCACCAACAGCATGGTCTGCCACGCGGGCATCGGCGGCGGGGCCTGATCGCCTCGCGGCTCCTCGCCGAACTGCGGCTCGCGGACGATCTGCTCATCCCCTTCCTCGGGCGCAGCACCCGTGCGGCGCGACAGCACCAGCCGCCGCAGGAACTCTCCAGCCACCGCGCCGAGCGAACCGCACAGCGCGTAGAGGCCGGGCGCCGGCCACAGGTACGCCTGCTCGCTGCGCCACCCGATTGCCCATCCGATCAGCGAGGCCGCCACCATCACGTAGACGATCCGAAGGTCGATCAGGTAATACTGAATGTCGAGCACCGAGATCACCACCAAACCGCCCAGCAAAAACAGGTGGGCGACCAGGATCGGAAAGTCAATCACCGGATCGGTCAGACCCATGTGCATGCCGGACTTGCCGAACGCATCGTAGATCGCCACGAACAGCATGGCGGTCGCCGTCTCGACCAGCGCATAGCGAATGCTGATCGGCTGTTTGCAGCGGCGGCACCGGCCGGCCAGCAGCAGCCAACTGAGGATCGGGATGTTGTCGAACCACGCGATCGGACGGCTGCACGAAGGGCAGTGCGAACCGGGATGGACCAGCGACTCGTCCCGCGGCAGACGGTAAATCACCACGTTCAGGAAGCTGCCGACGCAGGCCCCCAGCACGGCCACAAATGCGATCAAGACCATCTCGGGCATCATCAACGGTTACATCCGCCGAACCGGCGTCTCCTTCTGCCAAGTGCCGTCGCCAAAGACGTGAAGCACCAACCGCCCGCCGCGTCCAGACTCACTCAGCCGCCCCTTCGCGCCGCGCCGCCGCCTTCGCCTGCAAGGCGTCCATGCGATCGCGTATTTCCTGGGCCATCCGCGAGTTGGGAAATTCCTTGATGATCTCGCGGGCCACCTCCAACGCCTGGTCCCAGAGCTTCTCGGTCACCAGCATGCTGAACTGCGTGCCAAGGTTGTGCAGCTTGTCGCGGAACACGCCGCGGGCCGATTCCTCCAGCGCCGCCACCTCGTTGGGCGTGAGGTACTTGTCCAGTTCCTTGAGAATCTCGATGGCCCGGTCCACCTCGCTCCGCTGCACCGCTTCGTCGCACTGCTGGAGCAGCCACTTCTTGTGCTCGTTGCGGGCCCGCTCGAGCCGCTCGGGCAGCGAGCTGACCTCGACCTCGTCGGGATACCGGGCGACCAGGGCGTCGATCTCGCGCGAGGCCGCGTCCCAGTCATGGGCCACGAACAGGTCATTGATCCGCGCAACGGCCACCGAGAGACTCTGCTGCCGCTCGCGTTCCCGCGAGTCGCGGACCCGCTGGCGAAGCTGCTCAGCCTGCTCGTGGTAGCCGAAACGCTCGGACATCTGGTCGGCCAGCGACAGCGCCCCTTCCCAGTCGCCCTGGTTCATCTCCTCCTCGATCGCCTGGAACAGCGCGTCGCGGTCGTTGTCGCGGAACGCGATCGACTTGGCCGCATCGGACAGCAGGATGTTGTCGCGGATCTTCTCCAGTTCGTCCGCCATGTCGTCCAGATGTCGCGAGACCCGGTTCATCACCTCGACGCTGCGGTGCGTGTTGTCCTCCAGGGCGATCAGCAGGCCCATCAGGCCGTACAACCCCAGGGCCACGCCCAACACCCCGAGCACCACGCCCCACCAGATCAGATTGACCCCGCCCGCGCCGACGAAAACAAAGACCATGACCGCGACAACCGACACCGCCAGAGCCACACCGGCCAGCGCCCGATACCCCACCATTCGCGGTTGAAAGTCAGCCATGTTCGTTCTCCTGCCACGTTCGCCGCAGGCAGCGACCGGAAAATCCCGTCCCGATAAGGCCCGATAACCCATCCGCCTACTAGAATAGGGCCAGCCGCCCCCCCTGTCAAGCCTCTGATGTCACGGAATTTCTTGCCAGTGAACGAGTTACGGCGTCTGGAGTGTGGCTGCAGATTCTGCGCGTCTGTGGCGCGACGATGAGGATTCTATCGCCATTATTACTAATAATCGATAGTTCACGTTTGTCGTGTCGCCAAGGCGACTCCTGTCGACGTCTCCAGGTAGCCGATCCGCTTCAGCGTGGCTTCAAAATCCTTCGGCAGCCGGGCGGCGAGCCCCTTGGCGAAGGTCGCCGCATGG
This sequence is a window from Phycisphaerae bacterium. Protein-coding genes within it:
- a CDS encoding DUF89 family protein, coding for MAVFPLIREPDRYKPGPIDLEADAEARAHWLEHFRDHLDTLMPLLYQQAATPDQRERADRFAREYCDGVDRLAAHPEDFAGRCNIVFDYLRDGLLREHGFPDPYKAIKDAENNRAVALYPALVGELAGHADLRELIEVLVRNVFAGNIFDMGSLAFVAAYQSSGQDFFATRRNLRRRPWLIDHLDRLTDFLIDGRFSDVMMFVDNAGADVVLGAVPFAKHLARCAERVTLVANSLATLNDITIDELNIVLNRLRAVDDELDAMLWAGRLTTLASGTGEPLLDLTTVSEQCADRARACDFLILEGMGRSVESNREVEFLCPTLKIALLKSEFIARRLGGQIYDPVCRFELPSA
- the hisA gene encoding 1-(5-phosphoribosyl)-5-[(5-phosphoribosylamino)methylideneamino]imidazole-4-carboxamide isomerase, producing MDILPSIDIRDGKVVRLIQGDYDQQIDYDRSPVDVASQFAQAGAAWLHMVDLDGAKTGQVYNTAVIRDVLNSTDLKVEVGGGVRNQRTIQRLLDAGADRVIIGTRSLEDWEWFTEIVHDPDFREKIVLGMDARDGLLAAHGWTKQTKLAAVDLARKVSKWPLAAIVYTDIAKDGMLAGPNFEQVELVAKSTDVPVIASGGVTSLEDVERLKDLPVAGAIIGRAFYEGKIDLAEAVRRALE
- a CDS encoding OmpA family protein, producing MNARPSVLAMLLALVALVGGCCQKEKAQIEQLMGENEALADQLRACNENLDAKEADLAQARDALASARNQSNQLQAALDKARSQPPLPAGWEERGGVTMTSLSTQVLFDSGKAKLKGGATGRLDKVISEIRRSFPGRDVYIIGCTDSDPIRKSGWKDNLDLSLARSAEVTRYMTRHGLSAKQVVTGGVGEHRPTGKGKSADRRVEFWILRTPR
- a CDS encoding prepilin peptidase, with the protein product MPEMVLIAFVAVLGACVGSFLNVVIYRLPRDESLVHPGSHCPSCSRPIAWFDNIPILSWLLLAGRCRRCKQPISIRYALVETATAMLFVAIYDAFGKSGMHMGLTDPVIDFPILVAHLFLLGGLVVISVLDIQYYLIDLRIVYVMVAASLIGWAIGWRSEQAYLWPAPGLYALCGSLGAVAGEFLRRLVLSRRTGAAPEEGDEQIVREPQFGEEPRGDQAPPPMPAWQTMLLVLYVLLGLALIVWCMVGSPARDDYTLRAWSCLGWIFFAIIIGCIPQRTSDVEIVEAIENEKPEARRQAVRELADLMPATLGLVLMLVLPALWPGMAAAMDSLLHATVAGRQPVMGLTAALHGVVVAAFFGWAVRIFFTLVFGKEAMGVGDIYILAAVAAGAGSTVAIVGFFAGSVIGVFGVALLLLWKTSRALSYGPWIAIGALFCLLFYDRFVNYLSTSVAGLASLVQGG